One stretch of Segatella copri DNA includes these proteins:
- a CDS encoding DUF2442 domain-containing protein → MEQYRVNRVWVDDAHIWAETQNGWKANYPFSRWSRLANATPAQRKAFVLSRYGIHWPELDEDLCFEGLFADAGIYKPSNAEDAIYYQA, encoded by the coding sequence ATGGAGCAATATAGAGTAAATCGCGTTTGGGTTGACGATGCCCATATTTGGGCAGAAACCCAAAATGGCTGGAAGGCTAACTATCCTTTCAGCCGTTGGAGCCGTCTTGCTAACGCCACACCTGCCCAGCGTAAGGCTTTCGTATTGAGCAGATATGGTATCCATTGGCCTGAATTAGACGAAGATTTATGCTTTGAAGGACTATTCGCAGATGCTGGCATATACAAACCGTCAAATGCAGAAGATGCTATTTATTATCAAGCATAA